A DNA window from Maribellus comscasis contains the following coding sequences:
- a CDS encoding GNAT family N-acetyltransferase: METLVVSDHVCLEALKLSMAQDVFSAIDKNRDFLRTWLPFVDFTLELSDTVLFIQSITAQKESRKKDEIFGIFVDGEFGGLIGFKDTDWINRKTEIGYWLIKEMQGKGIITSCVGKLISYSFQKLKLNRIQIKVAVGNTKSAAIPRRLGFQFEGIERAGERHNNKFFDLEVFSLLRSDNKV, from the coding sequence ATGGAAACCCTTGTCGTAAGCGATCATGTTTGTTTGGAAGCATTAAAACTTTCTATGGCTCAGGATGTCTTTTCAGCCATCGACAAAAATCGGGACTTTTTACGAACCTGGTTGCCATTTGTTGATTTTACTCTTGAGCTTTCCGATACCGTGTTGTTTATTCAGAGCATAACCGCGCAGAAAGAAAGCCGGAAAAAAGATGAAATTTTTGGCATTTTTGTCGATGGGGAATTTGGCGGTCTTATTGGTTTTAAAGATACCGACTGGATAAACCGGAAGACAGAAATCGGATATTGGCTGATAAAAGAAATGCAGGGGAAGGGGATTATTACTTCTTGTGTTGGAAAATTAATTTCTTATTCCTTTCAAAAATTAAAACTTAACCGAATTCAAATAAAAGTGGCTGTTGGAAACACAAAAAGTGCAGCAATCCCCAGAAGACTTGGCTTTCAGTTTGAAGGAATCGAGCGTGCGGGTGAGAGACATAACAATAAATTTTTCGATTTGGAAGTTTTTAGTTTATTACGTTCTGATAATAAAGTGTAA
- a CDS encoding acyl carrier protein has translation MEDKSIRRNLYRVLRKTGVQKKDINLNASFDEDLKFDNVDWKIFTYYLEGIFNISVNDQELGNFVNVKDTLHYLGRTA, from the coding sequence ATGGAAGATAAGTCAATTAGAAGAAATCTCTATCGTGTGCTTCGAAAAACCGGAGTACAGAAAAAAGACATCAATCTAAATGCATCTTTTGATGAAGACCTGAAATTTGACAATGTTGACTGGAAGATTTTCACCTATTATTTGGAAGGAATTTTTAATATTTCGGTTAACGATCAGGAACTGGGAAATTTTGTTAATGTTAAGGACACACTACATTATTTAGGGAGAACAGCTTAA
- a CDS encoding mechanosensitive ion channel family protein, which yields MTIKEFLKLQIWKHGDIIITVDSIVIVLVILLFTFVGLKIIRSIFKRFIARNEEERRSYWSIYLILRYVIWVIVIVLLLETSGVKVSVLLASITALLVGVGFGIQQLFSDLASGLVLLFERNLQINDIIQLEDGTVGKVIHIGLRTSKLKTREDIILVVPNSQFVNDKIINWSQMDYNTRFSVEVGVAYGSDTKLVTKILLDCAGQNKNISANPKPFVRFNNFGDSALEFQVYFWVMQTFWVENIKSELRYAIDDEFRKHGVQIPFPQRDVHIKSNPGQK from the coding sequence ATGACAATTAAGGAATTTCTTAAGCTTCAAATTTGGAAGCATGGAGACATAATTATCACTGTTGACAGTATCGTAATCGTTTTAGTAATTCTTTTATTCACCTTTGTCGGGTTAAAAATAATTCGAAGCATTTTTAAAAGATTTATTGCCCGAAATGAGGAGGAACGGCGCTCATACTGGTCGATTTATCTGATACTCAGATATGTCATCTGGGTTATTGTAATTGTCTTACTTCTTGAAACATCGGGTGTAAAGGTTTCGGTTTTACTGGCCAGTATTACCGCTCTTTTGGTTGGTGTGGGTTTTGGTATCCAGCAGTTATTTAGTGACCTTGCATCAGGGCTTGTACTTCTTTTTGAGCGGAACCTGCAAATAAACGATATTATTCAGCTGGAAGATGGAACTGTAGGAAAGGTTATTCACATCGGATTAAGAACATCAAAATTAAAAACCCGGGAGGATATCATCCTGGTTGTACCAAATTCTCAGTTTGTAAATGACAAAATTATAAACTGGAGCCAGATGGATTATAACACCCGTTTCTCGGTTGAAGTGGGAGTTGCTTATGGTTCAGACACAAAGCTGGTCACAAAAATCCTGCTGGATTGCGCCGGCCAGAATAAAAATATTTCGGCAAACCCAAAACCTTTTGTCCGGTTTAACAACTTTGGTGATTCTGCCCTCGAATTCCAGGTGTATTTTTGGGTAATGCAAACTTTTTGGGTAGAAAATATTAAAAGTGAATTAAGATATGCCATCGATGACGAGTTTCGAAAACACGGCGTTCAAATTCCATTTCCTCAACGCGATGTGCATATTAAGTCGAATCCGGGACAAAAATAG
- a CDS encoding mechanosensitive ion channel family protein, with translation MRHIKRFILPVFLLLVSVFFKYFIEKYNWFNTNDLEIIQTSGSVLLIASFAWLLIAGIRTFKRIFVEHLDLEKEDNLRSRKFQTQFNILEKIIVFLVIIISIGLILMMFDDVKRLGISLFASAGVAGIIIGFAAQRIIAAVIAGFQIAITQPIRIDDVVIIENEWGRIEEITLTYVVVKIWDLRRLIVPTTYFFEKPFQNWTRTSAEILGTVFIYTDYHVSFDALRKEQTRLLESTPLWNKKVNVLQVTDAKEYGVEIRALMSAKDSPTAWDLRVFIREKLIEFIQKNYPESLPRTRVVVEGGGTNPTVAKEIISEVSKEK, from the coding sequence ATGCGCCATATTAAACGATTTATACTGCCTGTGTTTTTATTACTGGTATCGGTTTTTTTTAAATATTTTATTGAGAAATACAACTGGTTTAATACAAATGATCTTGAAATTATTCAGACCTCCGGTTCGGTACTCTTAATTGCGAGTTTTGCCTGGTTGCTTATCGCAGGAATCAGAACATTTAAAAGAATTTTTGTTGAACATCTTGATCTTGAAAAGGAAGACAATCTTCGGTCGCGGAAGTTTCAAACACAATTCAATATTCTGGAGAAAATTATTGTCTTTTTGGTCATAATTATTTCTATTGGACTCATCCTGATGATGTTTGATGATGTAAAACGTTTGGGGATAAGTTTGTTTGCCTCTGCGGGAGTTGCAGGTATTATAATTGGTTTTGCTGCGCAACGAATTATTGCTGCTGTAATTGCCGGATTTCAAATAGCAATAACACAACCAATCCGAATTGACGATGTTGTGATTATTGAGAACGAGTGGGGCCGGATTGAGGAGATTACCTTAACTTACGTCGTAGTAAAGATCTGGGATTTACGACGCCTGATTGTTCCAACTACTTACTTTTTTGAAAAACCTTTTCAGAACTGGACGCGTACCTCAGCTGAAATTTTGGGGACGGTTTTTATTTACACCGATTACCATGTTTCGTTTGATGCCTTACGAAAAGAGCAAACACGCCTTCTGGAAAGTACTCCTCTGTGGAATAAAAAGGTAAATGTACTTCAGGTTACCGATGCCAAAGAGTATGGTGTGGAAATTCGTGCATTGATGAGTGCCAAAGATTCGCCAACCGCCTGGGATTTACGGGTTTTTATTCGTGAAAAACTCATTGAATTTATTCAGAAAAATTACCCTGAAAGTTTGCCCCGCACAAGAGTTGTTGTTGAAGGTGGTGGAACAAATCCGACGGTTGCGAAAGAAATAATAAGTGAGGTTTCAAAAGAAAAATGA
- a CDS encoding nucleoside 2-deoxyribosyltransferase gives MMKIYFAGSIRGGREDAALYLEIIEFLKNYGEVLTEHVGDPSLTSNGDGGPADQYIHNRDLEWLQSADVLVAEVTIVSMGVGYEIGRAIEAGKKVLCLFRPEYGRNLSAMISGCPDLEIKKYTTIDEAQKWVADYFKRYF, from the coding sequence ATGATGAAGATTTATTTTGCCGGTTCTATTCGGGGCGGAAGAGAAGACGCTGCGTTGTATCTTGAGATAATAGAGTTTTTAAAAAATTATGGAGAGGTTTTAACTGAACATGTGGGAGATCCCAGTCTCACAAGTAATGGCGATGGCGGACCCGCTGATCAATATATTCATAACCGCGATCTGGAGTGGCTTCAGTCGGCTGATGTGTTAGTTGCCGAAGTTACTATTGTTTCGATGGGAGTGGGTTACGAAATTGGACGAGCCATCGAAGCAGGCAAAAAAGTGTTGTGCTTGTTTCGTCCGGAGTACGGAAGGAATCTTTCAGCTATGATCTCCGGTTGCCCCGATTTGGAGATTAAAAAGTATACAACCATAGATGAAGCTCAAAAATGGGTCGCCGATTATTTTAAAAGATATTTTTAA